The following proteins are encoded in a genomic region of Opitutus sp.:
- a CDS encoding SGNH/GDSL hydrolase family protein, which translates to MTPFQNHDTICLVGDSITDSGTYHSYIFLYYATRHPLMRLRFVNCGIAGDSAAGMLGRLNQDVFSNNPTVVTLSAGMNDVGRDLYSLIRVPDNAESRKRNAIDAFKQNIERISDALGEKGVSQILITPTIYDEHVESSDESMREVNAALGKCRDFVLEFGNARNIPVVDFWHSMNEINRTRQQANASFTLVGNDRVHPGPIGHLVMAYLFLDQTNAGRDVWRISLDAKANVVLAQKNAAITDLVPTPTGLTFSNKEMALPFPLIEDAKEALNLVPFIERLNQQVLQIHNMPAGKHTLKINGTEVGTYPHSAFEKGVNLAENPATPQNVLAQEIGKLCADHHSLGKTIRMLRRVEMKDLVGVDLKDREAVKKGLDAFVAKMLSQKDDPPERTAYYMLLARTYLKEIDNEQAMLARIRAIEDEIYRINQPAAYAYSLECIRPKAL; encoded by the coding sequence ATGACGCCTTTTCAAAACCACGACACGATCTGCCTTGTCGGCGATAGCATCACGGACAGCGGAACTTACCATTCCTATATTTTCCTTTATTATGCCACCAGGCACCCACTGATGCGCCTTCGGTTCGTAAACTGCGGCATCGCAGGCGACTCAGCAGCAGGAATGCTCGGGCGCTTGAATCAGGATGTATTTTCAAACAACCCCACTGTCGTTACCTTGAGCGCAGGGATGAATGATGTGGGCCGCGATCTTTACTCTCTCATCAGGGTGCCAGACAATGCCGAAAGCCGGAAACGGAATGCGATCGATGCATTCAAACAAAACATCGAAAGAATATCAGACGCACTTGGAGAAAAGGGAGTGAGCCAGATTCTCATCACCCCGACCATCTACGACGAACATGTGGAATCATCGGACGAAAGCATGCGCGAAGTAAATGCGGCCTTGGGCAAATGCAGGGACTTTGTCTTGGAATTCGGAAATGCCAGGAACATCCCGGTTGTCGATTTCTGGCATTCGATGAACGAGATCAACCGCACTCGCCAGCAAGCGAATGCGTCTTTCACTTTGGTCGGCAATGACCGCGTTCATCCCGGACCGATCGGGCACCTAGTGATGGCCTATTTGTTTTTGGATCAAACAAACGCCGGGCGGGATGTGTGGCGAATCTCATTGGATGCAAAGGCCAATGTGGTTTTGGCACAAAAGAACGCAGCGATCACCGATCTTGTACCGACGCCGACAGGGCTCACATTTTCAAACAAGGAAATGGCGCTGCCTTTCCCGCTCATCGAAGACGCCAAGGAGGCATTGAACCTCGTTCCTTTCATCGAGCGCCTGAACCAACAAGTGCTGCAGATTCACAATATGCCTGCGGGCAAGCACACGCTCAAAATCAACGGAACCGAGGTCGGAACCTACCCCCACAGCGCCTTCGAGAAAGGGGTGAATCTGGCCGAAAATCCAGCCACCCCGCAGAATGTCCTCGCGCAGGAGATCGGCAAACTTTGCGCGGACCACCACTCGCTCGGCAAAACGATCCGGATGCTTCGCCGGGTTGAAATGAAAGATCTCGTCGGAGTAGATCTGAAGGACAGAGAAGCTGTGAAAAAGGGGCTGGATGCCTTCGTTGCGAAAATGCTTTCACAGAAGGACGATCCCCCAGAGCGCACTGCATACTACATGTTGCTCGCCCGAACCTACTTGAAGGAGATCGATAACGAGCAGGCCATGCTGGCACGAATCCGGGCAATCGAAGACGAGATTTACCGCATCAACCAACCCGCGGCATACGCCTACTCGCTCGAGTGTATCCGCCCAAAGGCATTATGA
- a CDS encoding glycosylase: protein MKSNTPSWLANAFFYEVYPQSFLDTNGDGIGDLPGVIAKLDYIRSLGCDAIWLNPCFESPFGDAGYDISDFYKVAPRYGTNADLKRLFKEAHKRGMRVCLDLVAGHTSTAHPWFEASAKAGKNEFTNRYVWTDKVFNGKAAGLNAISGYSEREGKYITNFFHFQPALNYGFAKPDPKQPWQLPVNHPDCVATRQEMKRIMRYWLDAGADGFRVDMASSLVKGDKDFKETMKLWADMRNMYDTEYPEAVLIAEWSDPACAIAAGFHIDFLIHFNDPAYTSLFRSEAPRDLFGFFEDIPPSFFDKMGKGDIRVFLDYYLKHYRKTRGAGHISIPSGNHDIMRLAEGRTMEELKVAFTFLMTMPGVPYLYSGDEIGMRYVRGLVSKEGGYNRTGSRTPMQWTSGENAGFSTGKAKDLYLPIDPAKDHPTVEAQEKDADSLLNHVRQLAALRREHPALGGDGDLEPLFAEKNKYPFIYRRKLGKETYIVAVNPSDQPVSVTIPIKGLRSLPTELLTKGTTIQRTTTGVKFEMKGISHGVFKN, encoded by the coding sequence ATGAAAAGCAACACACCTTCTTGGCTCGCCAACGCCTTCTTCTACGAAGTCTATCCGCAGAGCTTTCTCGACACTAACGGCGACGGCATCGGCGATCTGCCGGGCGTCATTGCCAAGCTCGATTACATCCGTTCGCTCGGATGCGATGCGATCTGGCTGAATCCGTGCTTCGAGTCGCCTTTCGGCGATGCAGGCTACGACATCAGCGATTTCTACAAAGTCGCACCCCGATACGGCACGAATGCTGACCTCAAGCGGCTCTTCAAGGAAGCTCATAAGCGAGGCATGCGCGTCTGTCTCGACCTCGTGGCAGGGCACACTTCCACCGCGCACCCGTGGTTCGAGGCATCTGCCAAGGCCGGGAAGAACGAGTTCACGAACCGCTATGTGTGGACCGACAAAGTTTTCAACGGAAAGGCAGCTGGCTTGAACGCGATTTCGGGCTATTCCGAGCGCGAGGGCAAATACATCACTAATTTTTTTCACTTCCAACCGGCGCTTAACTACGGATTCGCCAAGCCTGATCCAAAGCAGCCATGGCAGCTGCCGGTGAACCATCCTGACTGTGTTGCCACGCGTCAGGAGATGAAAAGGATCATGCGCTACTGGCTTGATGCCGGTGCCGACGGCTTCCGCGTCGACATGGCCTCCTCGCTGGTGAAAGGCGACAAGGATTTCAAGGAAACTATGAAACTCTGGGCCGACATGCGCAACATGTATGACACCGAATACCCCGAGGCCGTCCTCATTGCCGAGTGGTCGGATCCAGCCTGCGCCATCGCCGCCGGATTCCACATCGATTTCCTCATTCACTTCAATGATCCGGCCTACACATCGCTCTTCCGCAGCGAGGCCCCGCGTGATCTTTTCGGTTTTTTTGAGGATATTCCGCCCAGCTTTTTCGATAAAATGGGCAAAGGCGATATTCGTGTGTTTCTGGATTATTATCTCAAACACTACCGCAAGACGCGCGGTGCGGGCCACATTTCGATCCCAAGCGGCAACCACGACATCATGCGCCTCGCCGAAGGTCGCACGATGGAAGAACTCAAGGTCGCCTTCACCTTCCTCATGACCATGCCCGGCGTGCCGTATCTTTACAGTGGCGACGAAATCGGCATGCGCTATGTTCGCGGGCTTGTCTCCAAGGAAGGTGGCTACAACCGCACAGGCTCACGCACTCCGATGCAGTGGACTTCCGGCGAGAACGCAGGATTCTCAACAGGCAAGGCCAAGGATCTCTACCTGCCGATCGATCCCGCCAAGGACCACCCGACCGTCGAGGCGCAGGAAAAAGATGCCGATTCCTTGCTCAACCATGTCCGCCAACTTGCGGCACTGCGCCGCGAGCATCCCGCGCTCGGCGGCGATGGGGATTTAGAGCCACTCTTCGCCGAGAAAAACAAATACCCTTTTATCTATCGCCGCAAACTCGGCAAAGAGACGTACATAGTTGCGGTTAACCCCTCAGACCAACCGGTCAGTGTGACCATTCCCATCAAGGGCCTGCGCTCCCTGCCTACCGAACTGCTCACAAAGGGCACCACCATCCAACGCACGACGACCGGAGTGAAATTCGAAATGAAGGGTATTTCGCACGGTGTCTTTAAAAACTGA
- a CDS encoding SGNH/GDSL hydrolase family protein, producing MSKNHTEDKMIYANDAVVALDQAALSAPTAILRSGLTNSGAKFLREKTGRVAFLGGSITQMNGWSKLIEEDMCTRFPETKFQFINAGIGGTNSTFGVFRFDDDVLAKGSVDLLFIEFAVNDASEYRLNNQRMQAMEGIIRKARQANPLTDILVLYLVNEGKVQAYRESKEPLVITHHERIMAHYGIPVINLALEMTRRLDAGLFVWNDFSRDSCHPLPLGDDQYAGCIKEFLNAAWKDASPSFQIKYHPLPAPLCEDHLAAARLIGTKDARGWTMVHEWLAEKVCNYSGPVDVLTATTPGKTLTLPFVGTMLTMNAIAGMDAGILEISIDDGAFIEMDLFDNYCHRFHRPVFHVLAHGLPEGPHTAQLRVADRHNPLSTGHAVRVLQFGISIDHGIIK from the coding sequence ATGAGCAAGAACCACACCGAAGACAAAATGATCTACGCCAACGACGCTGTCGTTGCGCTGGATCAGGCGGCGCTCTCCGCGCCCACGGCGATTCTCCGCAGCGGCTTGACCAACAGCGGCGCGAAGTTCCTTAGGGAAAAGACCGGACGCGTCGCATTCCTCGGCGGCTCGATCACCCAGATGAACGGATGGAGCAAACTGATCGAAGAGGATATGTGCACCCGTTTTCCCGAAACGAAATTCCAATTCATCAATGCGGGAATCGGCGGCACGAACTCCACGTTCGGAGTCTTCCGTTTTGATGATGATGTTTTGGCTAAGGGCTCAGTGGATTTGTTATTTATCGAGTTCGCGGTCAACGACGCCTCCGAGTATCGACTCAACAACCAACGGATGCAGGCGATGGAAGGCATCATCCGCAAAGCACGACAGGCGAATCCCTTGACCGACATTCTGGTTCTCTACCTAGTCAACGAGGGGAAGGTGCAGGCTTATCGCGAAAGCAAGGAACCGCTCGTGATAACTCATCACGAGCGAATCATGGCGCACTACGGCATTCCGGTCATCAACCTCGCGCTGGAAATGACCCGTCGGCTGGATGCCGGACTTTTTGTTTGGAATGATTTTTCCCGCGACAGTTGCCACCCTCTCCCCTTGGGGGATGACCAATATGCAGGCTGCATCAAAGAATTCCTCAATGCGGCGTGGAAGGATGCTTCACCATCCTTCCAAATCAAATACCACCCATTGCCTGCGCCTCTGTGTGAAGATCATTTGGCCGCTGCTCGCCTGATCGGTACGAAGGACGCGCGAGGCTGGACTATGGTTCACGAATGGCTCGCCGAAAAGGTCTGCAACTACAGCGGCCCGGTCGATGTCCTCACCGCGACAACGCCGGGTAAAACACTGACACTGCCATTTGTTGGAACGATGCTCACTATGAATGCCATCGCCGGAATGGATGCTGGCATACTGGAGATTTCGATCGACGACGGGGCATTCATCGAAATGGACCTCTTTGACAACTACTGCCACCGCTTCCATCGACCGGTTTTCCATGTTCTTGCTCACGGGCTTCCAGAGGGCCCCCATACGGCCCAGCTGCGTGTAGCTGATCGCCACAATCCACTCAGCACCGGCCATGCTGTGCGAGTCTTGCAGTTCGGTATTTCAATCGACCACGGAATTATAAAATGA
- a CDS encoding DUF5110 domain-containing protein — translation MHSIEHLRFRLDRYTDRIVRVLVTPTDFATESNSEMVVLRPQAAGQDAVLEVDQDAERRIVFSSEGRTLLSISNFSFEAVEVIQTEMDPKSLVLKATVDGERVQAKIAKQTVIRRDWKARVYFEWDETEALYGLGMHEEEALSLRGKMQYVYQHNLKASVPMLTSTKGYGILFNKECAFEFHDDEAGSYMEYDSTDEIDFFFIQGGSLDGVITGYRELTGRVGMMPKWLFGYCQSKERYNTQEELVSVAREFRERKIPIDLIVQDWHYWPDGWGGKHFDAARYPDPKQLCDEIHALDMKVMISIWPNMMDSINRPEMIAAGGMLNDHSVYNAFDPAARDLYWKQTHDGIHRHGFDAWWCDSTEPYIADWSGETSGSSAERAKRNLDEFKLHMDAARVNAYSLYHSKGIYENQRAAAPDKRVVNLTRSAYAGQQRYGTITWPGDPSAKWSTLRQHIPALLNFSASGCPYSTMDIGAFFVRTKEQWFWSGEYEAGCEDLGYRELYTRWFQFGAFLPLFRSHGTDTPREPWRFGEAGTPFYDVLLRFIELRYRLLPYIYSIAGWITQRHYTMVRPLAFDFMNDPQVYDLKDQFMFGPSLMVCPVLEPMYYEAGSKPLAMEDKTRSVYLPKGCDWYDFWTGKKLKGGQHIKADAVLEKIPLYVRAGSIIPLGPCQQFVGEKISDDLILMIYPGADASFDLYEDEGEGYAYESGAYSIIPLTWHDAASQLHVHARQGSFDGMIERHIFRAVNMAGFGYENYTEAPPVVCGGEA, via the coding sequence ATGCATTCAATTGAACATCTCAGATTTCGTCTTGATCGTTACACGGATCGGATTGTCCGCGTCCTGGTGACGCCAACGGATTTTGCTACGGAGTCGAATTCGGAAATGGTGGTTCTCCGTCCGCAAGCGGCAGGGCAGGATGCAGTTTTGGAAGTTGATCAGGATGCTGAGCGAAGAATCGTCTTTTCCTCTGAGGGGAGAACGCTCCTAAGTATTTCGAACTTTTCTTTTGAAGCTGTTGAAGTGATCCAAACGGAGATGGATCCGAAATCACTGGTCTTGAAGGCCACGGTGGACGGGGAGCGAGTTCAGGCAAAAATTGCAAAGCAGACAGTGATCCGACGGGATTGGAAGGCGCGAGTTTACTTTGAGTGGGACGAGACCGAGGCACTATACGGCCTAGGCATGCATGAGGAAGAAGCGTTGAGCCTGCGCGGCAAGATGCAGTATGTCTATCAGCACAACTTGAAGGCATCGGTGCCGATGCTCACATCGACCAAGGGCTACGGCATCCTCTTCAACAAAGAGTGCGCCTTTGAATTTCATGACGACGAGGCCGGCAGTTACATGGAGTATGACTCCACTGATGAAATTGATTTCTTCTTCATTCAGGGCGGATCACTCGACGGAGTGATCACCGGTTACCGCGAACTGACGGGACGGGTGGGTATGATGCCAAAGTGGCTCTTTGGTTACTGCCAGAGCAAAGAGCGTTACAATACCCAGGAGGAACTCGTCTCCGTGGCGCGAGAATTCCGCGAACGAAAAATCCCCATCGACCTGATTGTGCAGGATTGGCACTACTGGCCAGATGGGTGGGGAGGAAAGCATTTTGATGCAGCCCGTTATCCAGACCCCAAGCAACTTTGTGATGAAATCCACGCGCTGGACATGAAGGTCATGATTTCTATCTGGCCCAACATGATGGATTCCATCAACCGCCCCGAAATGATTGCGGCCGGCGGCATGCTCAACGATCACAGCGTCTATAACGCCTTTGATCCCGCCGCGCGCGATCTCTACTGGAAGCAGACCCATGACGGGATCCATCGTCACGGGTTCGATGCCTGGTGGTGCGATTCCACCGAGCCCTACATCGCCGACTGGAGCGGCGAAACGAGCGGATCATCAGCTGAGCGGGCCAAGCGAAATCTGGACGAGTTCAAGCTGCATATGGATGCCGCACGCGTGAATGCCTACAGTCTTTACCATTCCAAGGGCATCTATGAAAACCAACGCGCCGCGGCTCCCGACAAGCGTGTGGTGAATTTGACCCGCTCTGCCTATGCCGGCCAGCAGCGCTATGGCACGATCACCTGGCCGGGCGACCCGTCCGCCAAATGGTCAACCTTGCGTCAGCACATTCCTGCGCTTCTGAACTTTTCTGCTTCGGGTTGCCCATACAGCACGATGGATATCGGCGCATTCTTTGTGCGGACCAAAGAACAATGGTTCTGGTCGGGCGAGTATGAGGCCGGCTGCGAGGACCTTGGCTACCGTGAACTCTACACCCGCTGGTTCCAATTCGGTGCTTTTCTCCCCCTTTTCAGAAGCCATGGAACCGACACCCCAAGGGAGCCCTGGCGCTTTGGCGAAGCCGGCACTCCGTTCTATGATGTGCTGCTGCGCTTCATTGAACTGCGCTATCGCCTGCTACCCTATATTTATTCAATCGCCGGTTGGATCACCCAACGACACTACACAATGGTGCGCCCGCTGGCCTTTGATTTCATGAATGATCCGCAGGTCTATGATCTGAAGGACCAGTTCATGTTCGGGCCGTCACTGATGGTCTGTCCGGTGCTGGAACCGATGTATTATGAAGCCGGTTCGAAGCCGCTTGCAATGGAGGATAAGACTCGTTCCGTTTATCTCCCGAAGGGTTGCGACTGGTATGATTTCTGGACGGGCAAGAAGTTGAAAGGCGGTCAACACATCAAGGCAGATGCGGTGCTGGAAAAGATTCCGCTGTATGTGCGCGCCGGTTCGATCATTCCGCTCGGTCCGTGCCAACAGTTCGTCGGCGAGAAAATCTCTGATGACTTGATATTGATGATCTATCCCGGAGCGGATGCCTCATTTGATCTTTATGAGGACGAAGGCGAGGGTTATGCTTACGAATCGGGAGCTTACTCGATTATTCCGCTAACTTGGCATGACGCCGCGTCCCAACTTCATGTTCATGCGCGCCAAGGTTCCTTTGATGGAATGATCGAAAGGCACATCTTCCGAGCAGTCAACATGGCAGGGTTTGGTTACGAGAATTATACTGAAGCGCCCCCGGTGGTTTGTGGAGGGGAAGCATGA